Proteins from one Mesoplasma sp. JKS002658 genomic window:
- a CDS encoding DEAD/DEAH box helicase: MNFSDFGFKKFINDGLEVKGFTTPTQVQEMVVPILKKHQNVVGIAHTGTGKTYAFLLPILNNLNYEKQGVVQGLIIAPTRELAKQIYDEVNFFKNFQPLLKTGLYIGGEDNLKIAESLTHHQPLLAIGTPQKLKELYEQNLLKLTTSTWVVVDEFDMIFDLGFFDDLDFLMSKIKQDSVKALFSATINPQLSPFVKKYIPAVQIVDLIQEKKITKQVKNILIDTKNKDNQEVLTLLLKRLNPYLMIIFVNNKNEVDRVVGWLKEISIDQVGVLHGDLPPRMRAAMLKRIKNNEFKYVVATDIAARGIDIPGVSHVVSLGLPKDLSYYVHRAGRSGRNGLTGESYLLLNLKEQDKINYLTNHGINFEVKKFLHQDLVNEKTSKKMNPKKHNLSSEEQIILHKYHDKKVKPGYKKKRKQALETIKKQRRRQHIKENIDKIKKAKYQKRKKEVFGND, translated from the coding sequence ATGAATTTTAGTGATTTCGGTTTTAAAAAGTTTATTAACGATGGGTTAGAAGTCAAAGGTTTCACCACTCCTACCCAGGTTCAAGAAATGGTCGTTCCGATTTTGAAAAAACACCAAAATGTAGTTGGGATTGCGCATACAGGAACAGGAAAAACCTATGCATTTCTTTTGCCAATTTTAAATAACTTGAACTATGAAAAACAAGGTGTTGTTCAAGGTTTGATTATTGCTCCAACTCGTGAGCTGGCTAAACAAATTTATGATGAAGTCAACTTTTTTAAAAACTTTCAACCATTGTTAAAAACTGGTTTATATATCGGGGGAGAAGATAACCTAAAAATTGCTGAAAGTTTAACTCATCATCAACCTTTACTTGCGATTGGTACACCCCAAAAGTTAAAGGAATTATACGAACAAAACTTATTAAAACTAACTACTTCAACCTGGGTGGTTGTTGATGAGTTTGACATGATTTTTGATTTAGGATTTTTTGACGATCTTGATTTTTTGATGAGCAAGATAAAACAAGATTCTGTGAAAGCTTTGTTTAGTGCAACTATCAATCCTCAACTTTCACCTTTTGTTAAAAAATATATTCCTGCAGTGCAAATTGTTGACTTAATTCAGGAAAAGAAAATTACTAAGCAAGTAAAAAATATTCTAATTGATACAAAAAACAAGGACAACCAGGAAGTTTTAACTTTGTTATTAAAGAGACTCAATCCTTATTTAATGATTATTTTTGTTAATAATAAAAACGAAGTTGATCGGGTTGTTGGTTGATTAAAAGAAATCAGTATTGATCAAGTTGGGGTCTTGCATGGGGATTTACCTCCTCGAATGCGAGCAGCAATGTTGAAACGAATTAAGAATAATGAGTTTAAATATGTTGTGGCAACCGACATTGCTGCTCGAGGGATTGACATTCCTGGAGTTAGTCATGTTGTTTCGCTTGGTCTACCAAAAGATTTAAGTTATTATGTGCACCGAGCAGGGCGAAGTGGACGTAATGGTTTAACTGGAGAAAGTTATCTTCTTTTAAATTTAAAAGAACAAGATAAAATTAATTACTTGACTAACCACGGGATTAACTTTGAAGTTAAAAAGTTTCTTCATCAAGATTTGGTTAATGAAAAAACTTCTAAAAAAATGAATCCTAAAAAGCATAATCTTTCTAGTGAAGAACAAATTATTTTACATAAATATCACGATAAAAAGGTTAAACCAGGCTATAAAAAGAAACGCAAACAAGCTTTAGAGACAATTAAAAAGCAACGCCGTCGTCAACACATAAAAGAAAATATCGATAAAATTAAAAAAGCAAAATATCAAAAACGAAAAAAAGAAGTTTTTGGTAACGATTAA
- a CDS encoding adenine phosphoribosyltransferase, whose protein sequence is MDLKKYITDVPDFPSPGVVFKDITPLLNHPSAFKAAIDEMAKFVQEQQATAIVAPEARGFVFASAVAYLTNTKFVLVRKPGKLPRAVEQIEYTLEYGTSKVEMQKGDLTTSDRVVIIDDILATGGTIDAIVELVESQGSTIVGIEFLADITKLHDQELNKKYKVKSLITY, encoded by the coding sequence ATGGATTTAAAAAAATATATTACTGATGTTCCTGACTTTCCTAGTCCAGGAGTAGTTTTTAAAGACATTACTCCGCTATTGAATCATCCCTCTGCTTTTAAAGCAGCAATTGATGAAATGGCTAAGTTTGTTCAAGAGCAACAAGCTACAGCAATTGTTGCTCCTGAAGCAAGGGGTTTTGTATTTGCTAGTGCAGTTGCTTATTTAACTAATACTAAGTTTGTTTTAGTGCGAAAACCAGGTAAATTACCTCGAGCAGTTGAGCAAATAGAATACACCTTAGAATACGGAACCAGTAAGGTGGAGATGCAAAAAGGTGATTTAACTACCTCTGATCGAGTGGTCATTATTGATGATATTCTTGCCACGGGAGGAACAATTGATGCAATTGTGGAGTTGGTTGAGAGTCAAGGATCAACAATTGTTGGAATTGAGTTTTTAGCTGATATTACTAAACTCCATGATCAAGAATTAAACAAAAAGTATAAAGTTAAGTCATTAATTACTTACTAA
- a CDS encoding YitT family protein, producing the protein MAEIKNNKTKWRHSKEQVTTEEIYSSSLFLDNQKYFVRKGWKNLALKDYFRHDFRRDLLFICFSSLLTVIGFDYFISASGSQGIYPGGLGSIARFLAVIITPGNSSGAIAKQSTFYYVWYLVLNVPFMVFGFWKLGLRFSIMTIAYMVLQIGFDQIISHLPVINPREWHMIIDYPLVAKFANGWNTIIWLFIFAIIGGVIIGFAYSLVYRSNASTGGTDFVTFFFSIKKNKNIGSLNRYVNFAVLALVIVLNTIFLNIQDLPSQAKVSVINDASNKDFQFFLDWYEANKTNLSWSNQLENILKTQQSALNLSDSLSDAILNHRDKFDKTYHYFINQLAQEKLFTSYPSHLVAKIRFYYIFGSSLFSSIVYIIVCSNVINFNYPKYKVRTYVISTTRSDELIQTLQNQGYRNEINVSKPEQILVNGQPDPDRKIITLAMTVINWKAIYNLLLKTDPNMMVKVVTTKKIEGKFDYEFSNDHVQNYFTNEILNNKKSMKKIDKLAYQKTKKELLALKQKENQKNSEKKQENQ; encoded by the coding sequence ATGGCTGAAATCAAAAATAATAAAACTAAGTGAAGACATAGTAAAGAACAGGTTACAACTGAAGAAATTTATAGCAGTTCTTTATTTTTAGATAATCAAAAGTACTTTGTGCGCAAGGGCTGAAAGAACCTTGCTTTAAAAGATTATTTTCGTCATGATTTTCGTAGAGATTTACTTTTTATTTGTTTTTCTTCACTTCTAACAGTGATTGGTTTTGACTACTTTATTTCTGCTTCAGGATCACAAGGAATTTATCCAGGAGGATTAGGATCGATTGCGCGTTTTTTAGCAGTAATTATTACTCCGGGAAATAGTAGTGGAGCAATTGCTAAGCAAAGTACTTTTTATTATGTTTGGTATTTAGTTTTAAATGTGCCTTTTATGGTCTTTGGTTTTTGAAAGCTTGGTTTACGGTTTTCGATTATGACAATCGCTTATATGGTTTTACAAATTGGTTTTGACCAAATTATTAGTCACCTTCCTGTGATTAATCCTCGTGAATGACACATGATTATTGATTATCCTTTAGTGGCTAAGTTTGCTAACGGGTGAAATACCATTATCTGATTATTTATCTTTGCAATTATTGGTGGAGTGATTATTGGATTTGCCTATTCGTTGGTTTATCGCTCGAATGCTTCAACTGGGGGTACTGATTTTGTTACTTTCTTTTTTTCAATCAAAAAGAATAAAAATATTGGTTCTTTGAATCGTTATGTTAACTTTGCGGTTTTAGCACTAGTAATTGTTTTAAATACGATTTTTTTAAACATTCAAGATTTACCTTCACAAGCAAAGGTTTCGGTGATTAACGATGCTTCAAATAAAGACTTTCAATTTTTTTTAGATTGGTATGAAGCAAATAAAACAAATTTAAGTTGATCTAATCAGCTAGAAAATATTTTAAAAACCCAACAAAGTGCTTTGAATCTTTCTGATAGTCTTAGTGATGCGATTTTAAATCACCGGGATAAATTTGACAAAACCTACCATTATTTTATTAATCAATTAGCCCAAGAAAAACTTTTTACCAGTTATCCTAGTCATTTGGTTGCTAAGATTCGTTTCTATTATATTTTTGGTTCATCACTTTTTTCATCGATTGTTTATATTATTGTGTGTTCTAATGTGATTAACTTTAACTATCCTAAATATAAAGTTCGTACTTATGTGATTAGTACAACAAGATCAGATGAGCTGATTCAAACTTTACAAAACCAGGGTTATCGTAACGAAATTAATGTTAGTAAACCAGAGCAAATACTAGTTAATGGTCAACCAGATCCTGACCGAAAAATCATTACTTTAGCAATGACAGTAATTAATTGAAAAGCAATTTATAATTTGTTATTAAAAACCGACCCCAATATGATGGTAAAAGTGGTAACAACTAAAAAAATTGAAGGTAAATTTGACTATGAATTTAGTAATGACCATGTCCAGAATTACTTTACTAACGAGATTCTTAATAATAAAAAAAGTATGAAAAAAATTGATAAACTTGCTTATCAAAAAACTAAAAAAGAACTCTTAGCGTTAAAACAAAAAGAAAACCAGAAAAACTCAGAAAAAAAACAAGAAAACCAGTAA
- a CDS encoding Nif3-like dinuclear metal center hexameric protein: protein MEAQKIIKYLDKKFSPKLAANWDNSGVQIYQKQLPNLLEPINKVLVCLDLNQKVVDYAVEHHFELIITRHPLVFSSLVVENKQKKSIFAKLKTNNILVFSIHTNYDASPNQNLLKIVGEKLPILKNRRFGQDNEGYYLRLKQAVKLPDFIKALQAIFPNSSMQMNLIADGQGFVEEFYLIPGAGGSALTSLKLTNTLLVTGEAKWNELVSADDFNNGVILLGHYMEEYFVGDLVSLLTNAFERELIVEGFDIKNQLINVEGRK, encoded by the coding sequence ATGGAAGCACAGAAAATAATTAAGTATTTGGATAAAAAATTCTCACCAAAACTTGCTGCTAATTGAGATAATTCTGGTGTGCAAATTTATCAAAAACAGCTACCTAATTTATTAGAACCAATTAATAAGGTGTTGGTTTGTTTAGATTTAAACCAAAAGGTCGTTGATTATGCAGTTGAACATCATTTTGAACTGATTATTACCCGACACCCACTAGTGTTTTCTAGTCTAGTGGTTGAAAACAAACAAAAGAAATCTATCTTTGCGAAGTTAAAAACCAACAATATCCTAGTTTTTAGTATTCATACTAACTATGATGCTTCACCGAACCAAAACTTGTTGAAAATTGTTGGTGAAAAACTCCCAATTTTAAAAAATAGACGGTTTGGTCAGGATAATGAGGGTTATTACTTGCGCTTGAAACAAGCAGTTAAACTCCCTGATTTTATCAAGGCGCTACAAGCTATTTTTCCAAACAGTAGCATGCAAATGAATTTGATTGCAGATGGTCAAGGTTTTGTTGAAGAATTTTATTTAATCCCAGGGGCTGGAGGCAGCGCATTAACTTCATTAAAATTAACCAATACTTTATTAGTTACTGGCGAAGCAAAGTGAAACGAGTTGGTTAGTGCTGATGATTTTAATAATGGGGTAATTTTATTGGGTCATTATATGGAAGAATACTTTGTTGGTGACCTTGTGTCGTTACTAACGAACGCGTTTGAGAGGGAACTGATTGTGGAAGGGTTTGACATCAAAAACCAATTGATAAATGTCGAAGGGAGAAAGTAA
- a CDS encoding class I SAM-dependent methyltransferase — protein MRLINQTRLDFLLEFVEPATILADIGTDHGYVPIEAIKSKQVSHAYGADLNFNPLNQARKNVEKAGLSADIDLIQTDGLTYFKEHNIRLDYVVIAGLGAQSISKIIAQDYLGINNYLICANTDPWPIREQLQLKNLLINQEFFLVDQDQKYWFLWVSRISGRKVVSKRDLYLGVDKHLLNDRDYQEFLALTTAKYKKLLPLVHHQKQKQFYELFINMVEKGENHGSTENN, from the coding sequence ATGCGCTTGATCAACCAAACTCGGTTAGACTTTTTATTAGAATTTGTAGAACCAGCAACTATTCTTGCTGATATTGGTACTGATCATGGATATGTTCCTATTGAAGCGATTAAAAGTAAGCAAGTGAGTCATGCTTATGGAGCAGATTTAAACTTCAACCCTTTAAACCAAGCGAGAAAAAACGTTGAAAAAGCCGGATTAAGTGCTGATATTGATTTAATCCAAACTGATGGTTTAACTTACTTTAAAGAACATAACATTAGGTTGGATTATGTTGTGATTGCTGGCTTAGGAGCACAAAGTATTAGCAAAATTATTGCTCAAGATTATCTAGGGATTAATAATTATTTAATTTGTGCAAATACTGATCCTTGACCAATCAGAGAACAATTACAATTAAAAAATCTGCTGATTAACCAAGAGTTTTTCTTAGTTGATCAAGACCAAAAGTATTGGTTTTTATGAGTTTCTCGAATTAGTGGTCGAAAAGTTGTTAGTAAACGTGATCTTTATTTGGGAGTAGATAAGCACTTATTGAATGATCGAGATTATCAGGAATTTTTAGCGCTCACCACAGCAAAATACAAAAAACTTTTACCCCTAGTTCATCATCAAAAACAAAAACAATTTTATGAACTTTTTATTAATATGGTTGAAAAAGGAGAAAATCATGGAAGCACAGAAAATAATTAA
- a CDS encoding protein translocase SecDF, variant type, with amino-acid sequence MKNKFNYKKLVRLLSLLLLTLGLVLGIILSSIKVDTNLVYGPEYKGTYRVSVKVSRDDNKTVNLNDASSSLQDKLSPFNDIPLTVNKKGKNHLELIVSRTAFNNNTFNLRQQIESGGGMFVLSRDPSITDNTSMSNYADFYTNSKALEAAGQDSSVQRLRTNMIFNQKIKSTSLSNGTGRSPYIDMSLQKVADSSDYVFQKIIQSALTASQGTTVPQLFFVTDLEALINELRYFYTLDETNDKFLRAYYNLIIRPAQDLYNTSNDDNLKAILRNLFGGTITYRNPGTELFLTRSISLIDTTYDLSNARPVINGSTISGTKSYDDLKNILTIFTPFEDSASATSNFIYASDLTTGLSNEIETLRLGTNTNSGTAPTIHKQDAFNDTINFFMNKVLFTDKDETSQPVLNEKLTSLYALIKNNFVYHNYDQTLGGVIAGSDSYTTGNLVSSGMAFFTPGSNGNGSSTNKIDAGFYIPTTTLTVAKRAVASIKQNTAGINYGVESIISENAVISTLAWIVSVIILSLIALALMIFLLFVYRLMGLFTIIIAATTASLLLLIGGLGFHIVMGPQFICALFLIIGFVIDINLILFDSFGENFYEKKHGALTSFKISNKETWSIAIDALIVTIIPSVVLFWVGNGEVKNFATLITIGVFLAILLALGLARIIYWLLMKNKLILDNLWLLPINTNIRIFKTAKEQYLITYYEQYLEKMDKKSRYTSKELIAIKKATDRLVELHASVDAKNAEVVQKTVRHEEKLLKKLKKRLMRLYGWKNRIKQLFKNKHWQSFVSTKFDHQIDDLDHVIELTQAEIETDSQTLEKVDSQVAKVYKKTRWVSHIGLVLGVAILLIGVLSAVIGGSIGPNYSSSYGKGQNFIVYGNGITEAYDRVISSENWDSQDISKLVDQFKIEDDQWRNNHPNADDDTLNTHQAEMVQDFLRYVIDHELYIEITSQAGGIDLKKNTIVMIPNYVIVETSTTTVAVEVNSNATNERSRSQFKKLLRFIAYGEWSNNNDGTSDEQIASYTLEPYSGKEQLRDLGIVLGIMLLALLVYMIIRFKWTYYVAMALGLVLTIGSVFALVILFRIPVSIELLSGIAFLITCSLITMMLVLGKGKNILNAEAKDKIYHHFDQEVDDAIKLRQYRYDQKQTLKQAKKALCDLKKQVKLSQKKVDQDESQDLLNQLEVAEDNYALMKKTYRDDYQGFKTKTKEQIDYHARRNLFFKNLYARLIDFSLWRYVTIGGFFVLTALALTVTMPSIFNFGLIILIGLLMGGMVSLFIVIPTWIFFEKKRIRNAYASKQFVRSLKVSGEEQIVEGIND; translated from the coding sequence ATGAAAAACAAGTTTAATTATAAAAAATTAGTTCGTCTTTTAAGTTTGCTCCTATTAACGCTTGGGTTAGTATTGGGAATTATTTTGTCTAGTATTAAAGTTGATACTAACCTAGTTTATGGTCCTGAATATAAAGGAACATATCGGGTTAGTGTTAAAGTTAGTCGTGATGATAACAAGACAGTTAATCTTAATGATGCTTCTAGCTCTTTACAAGATAAACTTTCACCGTTTAACGATATCCCTTTAACTGTCAATAAGAAAGGGAAAAACCACCTTGAATTAATTGTTTCTCGTACTGCTTTTAACAATAATACTTTCAACTTACGACAACAAATTGAATCTGGTGGAGGAATGTTTGTGCTTAGTCGCGACCCTTCAATTACTGATAATACGAGTATGAGTAACTATGCTGACTTTTACACTAACAGCAAAGCTTTAGAAGCAGCAGGGCAGGATAGTAGTGTTCAACGTTTGAGAACAAACATGATTTTTAACCAAAAGATTAAATCAACAAGTTTATCAAATGGTACTGGTCGTTCACCTTATATTGACATGTCGTTACAAAAGGTAGCTGATAGCAGTGATTATGTTTTTCAAAAAATCATTCAAAGTGCTTTAACTGCCAGTCAAGGAACGACTGTTCCTCAGTTATTTTTTGTCACTGACTTGGAAGCTTTAATTAACGAGTTACGTTATTTTTACACTCTTGATGAAACTAATGATAAATTCTTACGAGCATACTACAATTTAATTATTCGTCCTGCTCAAGATTTATACAACACTAGTAATGATGACAATCTAAAAGCAATTTTAAGAAATTTGTTTGGGGGAACGATTACGTATCGAAATCCAGGGACAGAGCTGTTTTTAACCCGTTCAATTTCTTTGATTGATACAACTTATGATCTTTCCAATGCCCGACCAGTTATTAATGGTTCAACAATTAGTGGGACTAAGAGTTATGATGATTTAAAGAATATTTTAACGATTTTTACCCCTTTTGAGGATAGTGCTTCTGCAACAAGCAATTTTATTTATGCTAGTGATTTAACCACAGGATTAAGTAATGAGATTGAAACTTTACGTTTAGGAACTAATACTAACAGTGGTACTGCCCCAACAATTCATAAACAAGATGCATTTAATGATACGATTAACTTCTTTATGAATAAGGTTTTGTTCACTGATAAGGATGAAACTTCTCAACCTGTTTTAAACGAGAAGTTAACTAGTCTTTATGCGTTGATTAAAAATAACTTTGTTTATCATAACTATGATCAAACTCTTGGTGGGGTGATTGCTGGATCTGATAGTTACACTACAGGTAATTTAGTGTCGTCAGGAATGGCGTTTTTTACCCCAGGTTCAAATGGAAATGGATCGAGTACAAATAAGATTGATGCTGGATTTTATATTCCTACTACCACTTTAACTGTTGCTAAAAGAGCGGTTGCTTCAATTAAGCAAAATACTGCAGGCATTAATTATGGAGTGGAATCAATTATTAGCGAGAACGCTGTGATTAGTACTCTAGCATGAATCGTTTCAGTAATTATTCTAAGTTTGATTGCTTTGGCTTTAATGATTTTCTTGTTGTTTGTTTACCGTTTGATGGGTTTATTTACAATTATCATTGCAGCAACAACTGCATCACTCTTACTTTTGATTGGTGGACTTGGGTTCCATATTGTCATGGGTCCCCAGTTTATTTGTGCTTTGTTCTTAATTATTGGTTTTGTTATTGATATTAATCTCATCCTTTTTGATTCATTTGGTGAGAATTTCTATGAGAAAAAACACGGTGCTTTAACTTCGTTTAAAATCAGTAACAAAGAAACTTGATCAATTGCAATCGATGCTTTAATTGTCACAATCATTCCCAGTGTTGTTCTGTTTTGGGTTGGTAATGGGGAAGTGAAGAACTTTGCCACTTTAATAACGATTGGTGTCTTTTTAGCAATTTTATTAGCACTTGGCTTGGCACGAATTATTTACTGGTTATTAATGAAAAATAAACTGATTTTAGACAACCTTTGACTACTACCAATTAATACCAACATCAGGATTTTTAAAACTGCTAAGGAACAATATTTAATTACTTACTACGAACAATATTTAGAAAAGATGGATAAGAAGAGTAGGTATACTAGCAAAGAGTTAATTGCAATTAAAAAAGCTACCGATCGGTTGGTAGAATTGCACGCAAGTGTTGATGCCAAGAATGCTGAAGTTGTTCAAAAAACTGTTCGACACGAAGAAAAGTTATTAAAAAAACTTAAAAAACGTTTAATGCGTTTATATGGATGAAAAAATAGAATTAAGCAACTTTTCAAAAACAAGCACTGACAAAGTTTTGTTTCCACAAAGTTTGACCACCAGATTGATGATCTTGATCATGTGATTGAATTAACTCAAGCAGAAATTGAAACTGATAGTCAAACTCTTGAGAAGGTTGATAGCCAAGTTGCAAAAGTTTATAAAAAAACCCGATGAGTTAGTCATATTGGTCTGGTTTTAGGGGTTGCAATCCTTCTGATTGGCGTACTTAGTGCAGTAATTGGTGGAAGTATCGGGCCAAACTATTCTTCAAGTTATGGTAAGGGACAAAACTTCATTGTTTATGGAAACGGAATCACTGAAGCTTATGACCGGGTGATTAGCTCTGAGAACTGAGACAGCCAAGATATTAGTAAACTTGTTGACCAATTCAAGATTGAAGATGACCAATGACGAAATAATCATCCTAATGCTGATGATGATACTTTAAATACTCACCAAGCTGAAATGGTGCAGGACTTTTTACGCTATGTGATTGATCATGAACTTTACATTGAAATCACCAGTCAGGCAGGAGGTATTGATTTAAAGAAAAATACGATTGTCATGATTCCAAACTATGTGATTGTTGAAACTTCTACCACTACGGTTGCTGTAGAGGTTAATAGTAATGCCACTAATGAACGTTCTCGTTCTCAATTCAAAAAGTTGCTGCGTTTTATCGCTTATGGGGAATGAAGTAATAATAATGATGGTACTAGTGATGAGCAAATTGCTTCTTATACTCTTGAACCATATAGTGGCAAAGAACAGTTGCGTGATTTAGGAATTGTTTTAGGAATTATGCTTTTAGCCTTATTGGTTTATATGATTATTCGCTTTAAGTGAACTTATTATGTGGCAATGGCTTTGGGCTTGGTTTTAACAATTGGAAGTGTTTTCGCTCTGGTAATCTTGTTCCGCATTCCGGTTTCTATTGAGTTATTAAGTGGAATTGCTTTCTTGATTACTTGTTCATTAATTACGATGATGCTCGTGTTAGGGAAGGGAAAGAATATTCTTAATGCAGAAGCTAAGGATAAAATTTATCACCATTTTGATCAGGAAGTCGATGATGCAATTAAATTACGTCAGTACCGTTATGATCAAAAACAAACTTTAAAACAAGCAAAAAAAGCATTGTGTGATTTAAAAAAACAAGTGAAGCTAAGTCAAAAAAAAGTTGATCAAGACGAATCTCAAGATTTACTTAACCAGTTAGAAGTAGCAGAAGATAACTACGCTTTAATGAAAAAAACTTATCGTGATGACTATCAAGGGTTCAAAACTAAAACTAAAGAACAAATTGATTATCACGCTCGCAGAAACCTCTTCTTCAAGAATTTATATGCTCGTTTAATTGATTTTTCTCTTTGACGTTATGTTACGATTGGTGGATTCTTTGTTTTAACCGCACTAGCATTAACTGTTACGATGCCTTCAATTTTTAATTTTGGATTAATTATTTTGATTGGACTATTGATGGGAGGAATGGTATCATTATTCATTGTGATACCAACTTGAATATTTTTTGAAAAGAAACGAATTAGAAACGCTTATGCTTCTAAACAATTTGTAAGGTCTTTAAAAGTATCAGGTGAAGAACAGATTGTTGAAGGTATAAACGACTAA
- a CDS encoding sigma-70 family RNA polymerase sigma factor: protein MAGRQKKLNNKARLKNIKTIPQFMNYVDEHIKETNNELEQQDLLDALNQALIGITDDEVNEVLETLNSRDVVFTDINYADEDEQGDDLDEELDLDSLDDEEVDEDDDEDGQEKKPKKTRKQTIGLRIGGISNETKIQDIIKAYFNKIGNSSILSKKEEIEYAKMLESKDPEEIREGREKLITSNLRLVISVARKHLNRGLDFADLIEEGNVGLMKAVDKFDYTKGFKFSTYATWWIRQAITRAIADQARTIRIPVHMVETINKLTRIERSLTQELGREVTAQEIADKVGGGMTADKVTDIKKLSIEPVSLEKPFGDEDDTHFGDFVEDKDMVSPDDYAEKQSLREVIDDLFVEVLAPREEKVIRMRFGIIPTKLRTIIRLAVECEDEELETLRTVVRELDLHFDTPIEKIRDIENPILQEQLNKYDSPKTLEEVGKELKVTRERIRQIEAKTIRKFKPNANNPKTKVLREFFKG, encoded by the coding sequence ATGGCTGGAAGACAAAAAAAATTAAATAATAAAGCAAGATTAAAAAACATCAAAACAATTCCTCAATTTATGAATTATGTTGATGAACATATTAAAGAAACTAATAATGAATTAGAACAACAAGATTTATTAGATGCCTTAAATCAAGCTTTGATTGGAATCACTGATGATGAAGTAAATGAAGTTTTAGAGACCCTAAATAGTCGAGATGTTGTTTTTACTGATATAAACTATGCTGATGAGGATGAGCAAGGTGATGATCTTGATGAAGAATTAGACTTAGATTCATTAGATGATGAGGAAGTCGATGAAGATGATGACGAGGATGGTCAAGAGAAAAAACCTAAGAAAACCAGAAAGCAAACTATCGGGTTGCGAATTGGTGGAATTTCTAATGAAACTAAAATCCAAGATATCATTAAAGCCTACTTTAATAAAATTGGAAATTCGAGCATTTTAAGCAAAAAAGAAGAAATTGAATATGCAAAAATGTTGGAATCAAAAGATCCTGAAGAAATCAGAGAAGGAAGAGAAAAGTTAATCACCTCTAACTTAAGATTAGTGATTTCTGTAGCAAGAAAACACTTAAATCGTGGTCTTGATTTTGCCGATTTAATTGAAGAAGGAAACGTGGGGTTGATGAAGGCGGTTGATAAATTTGATTACACGAAGGGGTTTAAGTTTTCTACTTATGCAACTTGATGAATTCGTCAAGCAATTACTCGTGCGATTGCTGATCAAGCCAGAACAATTCGAATTCCTGTCCATATGGTAGAAACTATCAACAAATTAACTCGGATTGAACGTTCGTTGACTCAAGAATTGGGTCGAGAAGTAACTGCTCAAGAAATTGCTGATAAAGTTGGTGGGGGAATGACTGCTGATAAAGTAACTGATATTAAGAAGTTATCAATTGAACCAGTTTCATTAGAAAAGCCATTTGGTGATGAAGATGATACTCATTTTGGAGATTTTGTTGAAGATAAAGATATGGTTTCTCCTGATGACTATGCTGAAAAACAATCATTAAGAGAAGTCATTGATGATCTTTTTGTAGAAGTTCTAGCTCCAAGAGAAGAAAAGGTTATTCGTATGCGTTTTGGAATTATTCCAACTAAACTTAGAACAATTATTCGTCTGGCTGTTGAATGTGAAGATGAGGAATTAGAAACGTTAAGAACAGTTGTAAGAGAATTGGATTTACACTTTGACACGCCAATTGAAAAAATTCGTGATATTGAAAATCCGATTTTACAAGAACAACTTAACAAATATGATTCGCCTAAAACACTTGAAGAAGTGGGCAAGGAATTGAAGGTTACTAGAGAAAGAATTCGGCAAATCGAGGCCAAAACTATTCGCAAATTTAAACCCAATGCGAATAATCCCAAGACTAAAGTTTTGCGCGAATTTTTTAAAGGTTAA